A genomic stretch from Falco cherrug isolate bFalChe1 chromosome 1, bFalChe1.pri, whole genome shotgun sequence includes:
- the FICD gene encoding protein adenylyltransferase FICD yields the protein MAGRGGRGPDGRGNCSRPLAAAGGGKGRSSGKGDVPPVCTGGRMNLVSMATDPELKWITLWVRIRWAAVLGLLLGSLLLLLLPLAAVEDQCHAVLKGLSFLKSKLGTGSLGVTRYTGQTTELSVTSSGLELLVLKGKASPEVKLEAKAALNQALEMKRQGKREKAHKLFVYALKMDPDYVDALNEFGIFSEEEKDILQADYLYSKALTISPCNEKALINRDRTLPLVEEIDQRYFSIIDSKVKKVMAIPKGNSALRRVMEESYYHHIYHTVAIEGNTLTLSEIRHIIETRYAVPGKSLVEQNEVIGMHAALKYVNTTLVSRIGSVTISDILEIHRRVLGYADPVEAGRFRTTQVFVGHHIPPHPQDVEKQMQEFVQWINSEDAMSLHPVEFAALAHYKLVYIHPFVDGNGRTSRLLMNLILMQAGYPPITIRKEQRAEYYHVLEVANEGDVRPFIRFIAKCTETTLDMLLIATTEYSVGLPEADGSTAGCKQTIPVKT from the exons GTAGGAGCAGTGGGAAAGGAGATGTTCCTCCTGTCTGCACTGGAGGCAGGATGAATCTTGTGTCTATGGCGACAGATCCCGAGTTGAAATGGATAACGCTGTGGGTCCGCATCAGGTGGGCAGCCGTGCTCGGGCTCCTTCTgggctccctcctgctgctgctgctcccactggCTGCTGTGGAAGACCAGTGCCATGCAGTGCTCAAAGGACTCTCCTTCCTGAAAAGTAAATTGGGCACAGGCTCCTTGGGGGTCACCAGATACACAGGACAAACAACTGAACTGAGCGTGACCTCCagtgggctggagctgctggtgctgaaaGGCAAAGCCTCCCCAG AAGTGAAGTTAGAAGCCAAAGCAGCTCTGAATCAAGCCCTCGAGATGAAGCGCCAAGGAAAGCGGGAGAAAGCCCACAAACTCTTTGTGTATGCCCTCAAAATGGACCCTGATTATGTGGATGCCCTGAATGAATTTGGTAtcttttctgaagaggaaaaagacatTCTTCAGGCAGACTATTTGTATTCCAAAGCACTAACCATTTCCCCTTGCAACGAGAAGGCTTTGATCAATCGGGACCGGACGCTACCTTTAGTTGAGGAGATAGATCAGAGGTATTTTAGCATTATTGACAGCAAGGTTAAAAAAGTGATGGCGATCCCCAAAGGCAATTCTGCCTTGCGCAGAGTGATGGAGGAGTCCTATTATCACCACATCTACCACACGGTTGCTATTGAAGGGAACACTCTGACGCTGTCAGAAATAAGACACATCATCGAGACCAGATACGCTGTTCCTGGAAAAAGCTTAGTGGAGCAGAACGAGGTGATTGGCATGCACGCAGCTTTGAAATATGTCAATACCACACTGGTATCACGGATAGGCTCCGTAACCATCAGTGACATCTTGGAAATACACCGGAGAGTGCTGGGCTACGCCGACCCGGTGGAGGCAGGGCGGTTCAGGACTACCCAGGTGTTTGTAGGACATCACATACCTCCACATCCCCAAGATGTGGAGAAACAGATGCAGGAGTTTGTACAGTGGATTAACTCGGAAGATGCCATGAGCTTGCACCCTGTGGAATTTGCTGCGTTAGCCCACTACAAGTTGGTTTACATCCATCCATTTGTAGATGGCAATGGAAGGACTTCACGCCTGTTAATGAACCTCATACTCATGCAGGCAGGCTACCCACCCATCACGATCCGCAAGGAGCAACGGGCTGAGTATTATCACGTCTTAGAAGTGGCCAACGAGGGCGACGTGAGGCCTTTCATACGCTTTATCGCTAAGTGTACTGAGACAACTCTGGACATGTTGCTCATCGCCACCACAGAATACTCTGTGGGCTTACCTGAAGCAGATGGAAGCACTGCCGGATGCAAACAAACTATCCCCGTCAAGACTTGA